The following is a genomic window from Nitrospira sp..
TGGAAGGTTGCCGCCATTGTCACGGCGCGCGGGGGGATGGCAAGGGCGAGATGGGCGCATACCTGACGCCGGCGCCGAGCGATCTGACGAGCGGGAAGACACAGGCCAAGTCCGACGCCGAGTTGCGCAAGGTCATCATGGAGGGGAGGGCCGGCACGGCCATGACGGGATTCGGGACGTATAACGATGAGCAGGTCGCCGCGCTCTTGGCCTACATCCGCTCGCTCAAGCCATGAACGAGAAGCTTCACATTGTCTGCCCCCATTGCCGAAGTATCAATCGTGTTCCGGCGTCCCGTGTGACGGAGCGGCCGACCTGCGGGCATTGCCACTCACCACTCTTTACCGGGCATCCGATCGGATTGACGTCGGCGGATTTCGACCTCCATGTGTCGCGCGGGGATATCCCGTTGGTCGTGGACTTCTGGGCGTCATGGTGTGGCCCTTGCCGAATGATGGCGCCGGCCTTTGAGCAAGCCGCGAAGACGCTGGAGCCGCAGGTTCGCCTGGCCAAGGTGAACACGGAAGAAGAGCAAGCGCTGGCGGCGCGCTTCGGCATCGTCAGTATCCCGACGCTGATGGTCTTTCACGGTGGACGGGAGGTGGCGCGACAGGCGGGGGCTATGGGTGTGCAGGACATCGTGCATTGGGTGCGAGCACACACCTGAGCCCTGCGAGCAGCGTGGTCGGCGACTCCCCTGCCTTGCCTGCCGAGGAGGTTTGCCATGTGGAATCTGCCACATTGTGAATCTTTTCCTCGAACCGGGTCCCTAATTTGTTATTGCTCGCCTCCATGTTGTGTCCACCAAGGGTGTGGCGTGTTGCGGCAGTGATGAA
Proteins encoded in this region:
- a CDS encoding Thioredoxin 2; translated protein: MNEKLHIVCPHCRSINRVPASRVTERPTCGHCHSPLFTGHPIGLTSADFDLHVSRGDIPLVVDFWASWCGPCRMMAPAFEQAAKTLEPQVRLAKVNTEEEQALAARFGIVSIPTLMVFHGGREVARQAGAMGVQDIVHWVRAHT